GTAATCCAATGCTGCACTTCGGCTGGATCTCCTACTCCTCCAGTGCTCCTGCATGCGCCGTTACGCGACCCAAGTTTGTTGACTGAAGTTATCGGAGCCCGGAGGGATCGAAGTGTTTATTTTGATTCTTAAACTGTTGCCCGTGGTGGTCGGCATCGCTGGAAGCCCATTTACCCATGCCGACAGACCACACAGAAGAATCCGCTTCTCGGAAAGAGTCGAGATAAGACCCCAAATCTATGATGCAAGCTGAGACCTACTGGGCTTCTAAAGCCCAGATATGAATGTGGCCTGAGACATAATAATACATCATGATATAATGGAATActataaaaaaatgcattgttAGACTTACGAATTGGAATTATCAATTGTTCAAATTATCAATCAGTCAAAGGACTTCGTTAAGATCACTCAATGAATCCGTATGATTATTTAATAATGCAATAGCTAATTTTAATAGctaattcaataaaaatgctaCACTGAATCTAAAGTCGAACGCCTACTAGCAAGATTACAAACCTTAAGAAACCATTTTTGTTAAATCTTAAATCTAGACTTGTTTTTATAATTCGGTTTCCGacataattttattcaatgtATGCGCTGGAAAGGAAATGACCAAAAACGTACGCACTttggtttattaattaatttagatttatttattactaaatTGTTTTATGCACACTTATCAACTACTCACAATTGTTTTTAGTTAGTAATTAATCTTTCATTTTCCGGCCCAGTATTCGTGTGCTTCGTCTTGTTTCACAAAGACAGAAATCTGAATCCAttcaaaatatcttaaatttaCAGAACCTTTATCTTTATCCGTAAGTGTGTTGGTGTATGTACATTATTTTCCATCATCGTTTTCAGTGCTCATTACATTGTATAGGACTTGTTTGTTAGTTTACTTCAGTTGAGTTTTGTTCTTCGGTTCGATCCAGTTTCACTTTATACATCGGTTCTTTCAGTTTGCGGTGTTTAATCGTAATACAACCTTTAGTTTTATTAGATGTATTGCTACTGAAGGGTTGGAGTTTTGAGGGGGTGTGGCtaaaacggaaacggaagggGAATGGAAGGGGAaagaaagggaaagggaaacaCGGCCTCTAGAACAACTATCGCATCTATGATATTATAATTCGCTTCTGCTTCGCTTAATACTAGTAGAGAAACTAAGGCTAGAACTAATCAACAAATAAGCGTGTGTTACTAACTCGTACTTTGTAATAATGTAGCGATTGATAATCAGAAGCTGCTAGTTATattacctttttgtttttgttcctTGGGTTTATACAATGTTTGTCCTTTATACATACGAGCTccaattagttttatttataatcgATCTTTGCCTTAGTCAGACTGATTATCAGCAAAAGTTCCATCCAAACGGGCACTCTCTCTCACTTTTCTTTCTCATCTATCATCTCATCTATCTCAATCTCTGTCGATCACTTTCCAAGTTCTCAAACTGATATTCATCGGAATTTATTGTCACAATCAGAATAATGGCGAATTAAACGCTCGAAAAGCCccaataaaaaattgtaaagtAACTAAGTTCAACCGAATTCCTTGAAAACCGACTAATTTTTCAGCATTAttgattaaatggaaatgtttttaaGTTAATGAGGGAAAATGTGCTTAATGTAGTGACTTAATGTTATCTAAATCGCGTGAATAAATATCAACAGTGGTGGTAATGGGAATGCACTTCTCTTGAAAATCAACCTAattactaaattaaatttaggaATACACAGAAATAGGTATAAGCTTACAATAACGCTTGGTTTAacataaatcattttgaatGTATAACAAACAGAATTTCCATTCTGACACTTAACCCTTTGGAAACGCTTTTACAAACACCTTTTGGAAAGTGGAGACTATTTGGAGAACATTCTTGAAATAGTACAAATTTACTTTACATTGTGTCTAGGAAAAGCTCTTGGAAATGACAAACTCTTTGGGAAGTACCTTAAGCTCGGAACGATTTCTACTTAGTTGACCAGCTGCTGGGAATTCCACTGTGGACCCCGATGCTGGAGATGGAGTtgctgatggtgctgctgctgcgaggaggaggatgaggatgcggatgccgATGCGGAAGAGCCGCTGGCCACTGCCAACTGGCGTCAGAGGTAGAACTCCGGAGAGCTTTGGCTATCGCCGCCGGCGGATGCACCTCCTGCACCGCCCACCCCACTTGCCGCTCGCTGCAGACGCTGCATGAGGGCATCCCGCTCCTGGCAGACCCTCGAGTACTCCAGCTTCAGGCGGTGCAGATCCTGGTTGAGCACCCGGTTGGCCTTCTCCAGCTCGTGGCGCTGATGGAGTCGCTTTGACCGGCAGTTCTGGGCATAGCCGCGATTCTTCAGAGTGCGTCGCTTCTGCTTCAGACGCACTACCTCCTCCCGTGGGCATCCATGGAGTCGCTTGTTCAGCTCCCGCACCGTCAACGTGGTCAGCATGTCGTCATTGAGGCAATCCTCTAACGTGGCATTGCTGTAGGCACCCGAACATGTTCTGGGCGACATGTTGTTTGAGGATCTGGTTGAGCTGGCGGAGAGTGGGCGGCAGGGTTGGAGGGCAGCCCGTGTGATGACGCATGATCCGCCACCCACGCTGCCGGGTCCACCGCTCCCGCTTCCACTGCCTCCTCCGCCCCCGCTGCTGCCACTCCCGTTGCTGGGCACTTGGGGCAGACAAGTTGGCGTCAGGGATCCCGATGCACTGCCGTACGAATTTGAATGCATGTTGATGGGCGTCAGTTCCAGATTGTGGaagtggtggtgatggtgatgcgGGTACTTGCTCTGCTGCAGCATCACCTGGTGGGGATGACCGCCGTGTCCATGCGGATGATGCTGCGCCTGCATCAACGGCTGTCCATGATGGTGGTGATGAGCTGCCGCCGCCTGCAAGGCGTAGTCCCGCTGCCTGTCCcactcctccgcctcctcctggGAGCCCGGATAGGGCAAAGGTCGTAGATCCAGCGGCTGCTGGTCCGCCCGGATCGAGTTGGTCAGCCACATCATGTCGTGGCTCAGTCCGGCACTCACCGACGCTGCTCCGGCAgaggcagctgctgcagcggcggcggaggcggatACGGAACTTCCCGGTGTCCTGGCATAGTGGTGTGCGTAAGTCTGAGCCggacagctgctgctgccggtgGGCGAGCCCACTACGGGTGGCGTTTCCGGCGGCGTTGAGGGCACTCCGCCTGGAACACCCGCTCCCGAAGATGTGTTCACCAGAATCGCCTGTCCGGGCAGCGGACCATACTGCTCTGGTGGCGGAGAGAGCGGTTGCAGGCGCCGTTCATCCATGTGCCACTGGTGATGGCCGGAGAAGGACCTCAGCTTTATGTGCGGCGATGGAGAGACTTCGACTGCTCCGGCGGGTTCTGGTCCGGACAGCGGCAGCGAGTCCGGCTCATCGTCCGGATTCGTTGGATCGCCGTGAATCGTCGTCCATTTCACCGCCACCGGCTGCGGCGGACTGTGATCCTCGCGCTTCACATGGCCAAGGGCCGTCGCCTGGGATGCGGCGCCGGCTCCGTGCGCCTGACCAGCTCCATTTCCGCCCACCTCCAGGTGGTGCAGATCGAACTCCTGCACGTACGTGTCGTTTATGGTGGGATCTTCCATTTTCATTGGATCGACCAGGGACCGGACAGGGTCGATTACGGGTCTCACATGCAAGGGTGTGTCCGTGGTgtttggtgggtggtggtggtagtgggtGGTCTCAAAGGTCAACTACGCGATCGGGGTTCACGGAACCAAACACTGGCTTTTGGCCTGCGGTTCAGCTTAGTTTTATCTTGTTCTCTGGATTTAGATTACGTTTTTTAGGGTTTACCCTAGATTCTTTCAGTTATGTACTGAATTACTTCAGTGTTTATTTGGTCGGCGGTTTGTTAATTTTCGTTGTAAGAGATTGgcttaattatttatgatttcaaATGTAAGTATGCTTTTATTCAAGCGATCACTTTCCGCACTTTGGGGCTTAATTCGTTTATAAGCTCGCTCTCTTTCCAATTTTGCTCACTAATTTCGCGAACGCGCTTTTCGCGTCCAATGTGAAAGAGTTAACGGTGGCGACTGAACTCCGGGTCCGGTTCAACTACGGCCGGACTGAATCTGACTCTGACTGGAGGGTGGCTCTGCTCTGGAAGCTCTGCTCTGGATGCTCTGCAACGCAACGCGCGCacacccattcccattcccattcccatacacatagcacacccacacccacacataccCATTCCTTTTCCCAACAGCCGACAAACAAAACGACttgccaaaaccaaaaagccgaccagcacaacaacaaccaaaccCGAGCTCGAACGCCATTCGCTGATGGCTTTTTGCTGCGAGGGAACTCCTGCTGGAATCGTGGAAATGGCAGTTCCAGTGGAAGGAAAGGGGCGGAAGGGCGGTGTacttgtagttgttgttggtgctttCGCCGGTTGCTGCTCTCTCGCACAACAGTCGCACCGGGAAAGCTTCGTAGATTCTGTGCACTGCACAGTGGGATGGAAATAGCAAATACTTGTATgcatgtataaaatatatatatttctgaatttGTACAACTTTAATtaacataaacaattttagtaagtgtttaaatttgttaagcATTAAAGTATTAAGTATTATTGTTAAGTATTAAAGAAACATAGCAAGTGGTAGTTCAAACAATTGAAACAGTCTACCAAAACTGAACTGCTCAACGTGCCAGAACAATTTTTGCCTAACCTAAATACCATACATAAAGGTTTAACCGGTGCAGTGCCTCATAATtgaattacttttattttacgAACAGTTGAgcacatatattatatacttacaatttatttaatgtttaaatttcgGAACAtatagcaataaaaaatagaaagttTAGGTATCTCTTTGTTAGGGAAATGCGTGATAGCAAACTCTTGACCACTGTGCAGGAGGTCTGGGGTTCCACTTTGTTGGTGGTGGAAAGGCAACCGTTGGTGtggctgctctgctgctcgGTTTATTTTGGCAGAGCTCTTGAAGTAGGCGTTTTGAATTGCCATGGAGCGCATAAAAAATGGCACACATAGATACACAGACACACCTTATGCTGTCGTCGGCTCCGCCCACTTTGCcactgtgtgcgtgtgtgtgtgtttgttggtGTGGCTCTCCCATTTTGCGAATGTGTTGGTGTCTGAATATTTATGAGCAACTACCACGGAAATTCCCACATAGCCCCGTTTACCGATTTCCAGTCTCATTTGGCTGGCCATCGCCACAAGCAGTCGGAGATGGATGTAcccatatgtatgtacacatatcCATATAGGAAAGTATCTGCAGGAGGGGGTCGCACAAACACaaatccatatccacatccacatccacatccaggtCCACTGTTCCATTTTCCAGTGCATAAGTCAATGGGAGATGTTTTAGCCGAGATAAGTCGCTCGATTTGTTTTGGCTCGTATATAATACACTGCCCACTCCAtggccatgtgtgtgtttgctttggccaAAGGATTCCATGGTGCACAGGTGCATCTTTATGCTGAGCCAGCGGAAATGGAGTACAGACCTAAGGAGCCTCCGACGGCCCAACTTGGACACGGGGTGCTCTTGTTTTACTTTAATTTGGTCCcttttttctggttttgtgttttgagCAAATGTTTTGTCTTCGCTGGCCAAACAGATTGCTCTAATGTAATATTGTTGTGAGATATCGAAAGCCTTTCGCTTTGTTTGAGCAACAAGTTCTGGGTCGTCAGAGAATGTGGGACTACTAAGCCAATTCACCTTTCATATTGAAAGATTCCTAAAAATTATAATACTTTTTGGTTAATTATTTGGCAAAAGATCTGTGGTACCTAAAACCACAGGGGTAGCGATTTTGAGAAGCCAAGATGCTATCTTTTGAACAGCTATTTGCAATGATTTCTGCCATtctaaattgttaaattgctTTAATATATGAtgcttttaatattattgcttattattataaaagcTTGAACACTATTAGTTTTTGGAAACggcaaataattattttaacatttattattttttaacccATGTGTTAGCATCtataaaatgtatgtttttcTATTACacaaatttttaagaaaatttaatGGATTGTTTTACGATTTGTGgttaaaactttttttattcGCCTGTGGAGAATTTCAATGAACTCCTTCCCCCAGAGAACTATTCCGTATTTGGTTAGCTTGCGAGCCGCAAAAGTGACCACAAAACTTTGTTCCACTTGCTGCGACAACTGGGCCTTGTTGCCGAATCCACCTCCCCCTTGACATCCCGGGCACACCCATTCTCCACGCAATTGTTGTGTCGAAAGGAATCGGCAAGGGGCGGAAGATGGCATAAAACAGGACTCTTCGAGACAGCAGCCCCTCTGCCAGCaggaaaaacataaaacaaaatcaaatcaactgCTGTGGGTGGGAAGAGCGAGGGAAAAAGCAAAGGGAAATGAGAGGGTGGGTAGGGGGTGCTGGGCTTCATTGAAGCTtgtcaaaattaaattgaacacAATCGAATTATCCTCTGTATGCTCCATTTGGTTGTCTGTGCTGATTTCCAGTATATGCGGGGATTGGGGGCGGTTCACCAGAGAAGGATGAAAAATCGACAGTAGAAAAAGACAGCTCGACGGTCAGGCAGGAGCAGCACTTAAGCATATTAAAAAGGGTTAAAggtgtgcaaatatttacctgcggccaattaaaaatattgttaataATCAACTGAGAATCGGGGGCAGTCAGTTGGCTGGAGTTCGGGCTTTCAGCCACGTGTTGGCAAACTTTTCGGTTTTCTTATTTGCACTTAACCCCCgtgcctgaaagtatgcaatgaaacAGATATTGTACAGATGGGAAAAAGATAGTCCTGCAGAAACAAGGGCGTTAGGATCAGAAAGACGGCTCCTGAGCAATAGTTATTATTAGTAATCAAAATCTTCAAGCTACACAATCGGCTCTAAGCTCTATACTTATAtagatataataaattaagttttgtAAACATCCCAATAGTACTGATGTAAAACCTGTTAATACAATGACGATTTTCTAAATTATCTTCGAtaaattttgttgtatatCATGTAGCAAATGTTTATCTGTATGTCACACTATTTATTCGCGTCCTTTTTTCCTCTTTACCTTTTTTTAACAAAAGGGAGTTTTCGATTCCGCAGGTATGCCACAGTCGTGTTACTTTGATTTTATAGCTCTCATTTGCATCCGTTCCGAACTTCGAGGGGCTTCGATTGTCAACTGGAGCTGAATCcgagtgcaaatatttgtacgCGATTCctttcaattgcatttcaattgttgccgctgatgatgatgtgtATGTGGATGTCAATAATGATATCTTCCCGCATCGAGTGAACGCATTTGACAATGTTTATTACGCCGGATTAGGCAGCATTACAACCTACTGGGAAAAGGCGCTCCAGCATGGTCGCCACCCCGCCACCCCTTCATCAGGCCATGTGGTGATGTGATTGATTGTACCCGACCGTCCATCCCCGTCTCCCCGGAATCCCGCAGATCATCGCCTCAAGTGCACTTTAAGCACGAAGTAAAGTCGTGTTTTATCAGAAGCGACTCCCGGTAAATCtacagaaaatcgattttgaaaaatcaaataacgTTGACATGTTCACCACAATTTACCTTCCGTACCCCAGTggaaaccacccaccacctcCTTTTTAGCCACAGGTCTCAGTGCACATCTCAGCGGGAGTTGAACTCCATTGGGGGTCGCCTTTGTGCTACACAATGATTTTTACTCGATGTATGCTCCTACTTTTCCAATATAGTATCAATTCCTTGTGACAGGGGATCGAGAACAAGAGAGTCAACTTGGAAATAGACTGGAAGTTAATGCATGTGCACCAATTTTAGTTTTAGGATGGGAGCTATACAGCATTATGTTAAAAAGTAGTTATGATTCAGAAACCCTAAACATATCATGGTAATATCATGTTGTCTTTAAAAATCTTCGTTGGTTAATTGTTAGGAAATCAGATTTCCAATATATAAACAGAAAATTTCCCAACGTGATGTTTCAATATCTCATAATCAGATATAATTTCCATTGGCACACTCAGTTGGCAACCGGTAgtgcaaagtaaataaattgcacaacCATTTATCACTTGGGAGGTCCTTGCCGAGCAAACAAGCTTCGTCCTGCGGCAGGACCTGTGGTAATCGGTGTCTGTGGCAACAGGGCCATAAAGATGCACCATTTACGCGGCATACACCTTCGCCTCGGGCCAGGAATCGTCGTCTTCTGGAGTCAACAAATTGACAGcgaatatttcaattattctGCCCTGGTCCTTATTTACGGAAATCCCCCAAGACCGAACAATCCCAATAATCCCCATTTCGCGGGGCAGTGGGAAAATGACCCCCGTTCAGCCCAGTTTatgtttgtttacaaatcgCTGgacataatttatttgctcCCATTGTTTTGCTTTAAGCCTGGAATCTGCCTGCCAATCGCTGCGTGATAAACTGCCTTCGGTGATAAGGAAACCGAAACGGCTTGTGAGTGAGGGGTTGATTCGGTCGGGGGCACCCTTGCCAGCTCATTAGGAATCAATTATCCGTTTAGGGTTGCAAACATACCTCCTGGGAGAGAGGGAAAAATTGAAGGTCAGGTACACTGTCAACGGATGTCAACGGATGTCAACTACTGTCAGTTTGACACTGCCTTCGGTGACAGTTGACAGCCGGGGAACGCCCTCAAATGTGTCGCCTGGATAATATGGCCAATTTCGGAAGTGAGCTGTAGATGAGTACGAAATTGGGAAGTTCTATGGGGGATTGTACTGTCTGCATGTCCACAGAATAATAAATCGGAGGTTATTTCAAGAGTAAATTTAGTAAAATTAGTTGCATACTAATAGGAGAGATGGACCATAAGCTATTTAAGGATCGAACAAGTAGCAATAGGTGcttatttaaaagttaattatcCTAGCGCACTAGGCGGTTACAAATGGATTCTGATTTACGTTAGCTCAGTTAGAAATTCATTTTCCTTAGTTACTGGTCAACAAGATTTATTTTCCATCGTCCCTgatgatatatgtatagatcAAAATCCCCAAGATATTGGCTACTTAAAAGACAACACATGTTGGAGAAGGCGAATCCTTTGCCCTTCTGACCGCcttctttgtttttcaataaaactCGAATAAATTCAGTTTGCAAGCCATAAATTATGTCCAGTTCGGTTTTGCCTCACACACGTGTTGCCAGaagccaaaatgccaaaaagccaaCTAATAATGCGCATTGGTCGTGCCCCCAAATGTAGGCTATGtgatgtgtgttttttgtcCGAATGTTTTCTCCGTTCTGACTGCCACTGTGTTACTGTCCCCcccataaatatttgcgcaataaattttttaatctTGTCGCTTTAATCGCACAAATGTCGCTGTCCTTTATACGCACTCACACAGCTGTCCAGCACGCACACAGATTATGGCCAGCCCCCACCCCAAatcagccacacacacataatgCCAACCTAGACCCCCGGTAGCATCGAAATCAATTTCACTATCGTTGACCAGAGGGCACAGCAAGGACACTGAGGGGAGAAGCGGGGATAGGAGACTGAGTGTGGATACCCTGCACTTGGACAGGCAAACCTGACCGGAACAAAGAGTTCAaccatacaaaatatttatacacgTTATAATTAAGTTCATAAAAAGTCTATGCAGAACTAAACTCTAAAGTTATAGGTTACACAAAAACCATTTCTAAAATATTAACCAGGAATGCTTATCGACAATACAGAGTACCCAAAGGTCGAGATAGAAATGAAGTACAACCAAACGATATTCTCTTCCGTTTTTTACGCAGACGGCAATGACTTCCGGCGGACGGGGCTGGCGTTGAGACAACGggattcaataaaaaatatcaaacgtATTCGCAACGGTCAGATGGAGGAATCCCCAGCGACCGctccctctctttccctcAAGCTCGATCTCGCCTCTCGCTCGCATCCGGTGACAAGACTAgtgcaaacatatttatggCCGCCGACTGCATTTTATGCGTTGTCCAACACTCAATTACCATAACGCAGAATGGGCGTGCAGCTAGTTGTCTCGCTCTGGCACCTAACGCACTTTGCATACGAATCGCATAAAACTCGAAGGACCAATATGCTGTACATCCTAACCGAAACGAATCTTTTGCGGGCTGGCTGGGCCATTTGATTCGGTTAGGAGCAAATTATTATTGCCTATTGCCCTAAATTCGGTCGTGATAGCCCATGGGTCATTGATGTGGCCACCAAATGtattgggcattacatttaAGGTCGCTTCCAACCTCAAATTGTTGGGATGTTGTGGGTATGGTGaataatacatattatattctagtcaatttcaaaattctttaattttgaaaaatatcaCCTCCTTTGcttcatttcaattttgaattattaaattacacCTAAGTAGtacaaaattacaaataagATATTCTTGTTTccctttaatattttgaaaagtcAACTGAGAGACCATTGGTACCAAGTGGAGCATAGCATATCATTTTAGGCCTGGTCAAAAATGAATCCCAATTGCTCCATATCCTTTTGGACACTATTACCCGAACACTGCTCCTTCAGCATATCCAACCAGAGCGTATAAGAGTAATCCTCGTGCAAGCCGCCATATCTGAAACGGTGTTAGTTTTGGTGCATTTGTCAAATtctcataaataataataattaataattccaTTACTTACCGCTTGGGAAGATGTTCCGGGTTGATGTGTTTGTGCAGGGAAGTCATATCACTGCCATGGATGTAGAGCCTTTCTCGCATGGCGGCATTAAGAAAAGGCTTGAATATCTTGAATGCCGCGTTGAAGACCCAATTCTGGTTTACAATATGGAAGGCGGATGTTCTAATGGGCATTGAGGTCTGTAAGTGAAATGTTGGTTAAACAGTTTTTAGATGTAATAAAAAGGCCTGATGTCTACGAAAGATTTACAACTTTACGTGTTATCATACCAATAGAATAATCATCTTCTGAGCCACGCTGGGACTCAGGTGCAGTATGTGTTCCAAGCCCAGATCCTTCAGATCGAATATTCCCACTCCTCCGACGATCTGTGAGATGGGTTCCAAGCTCCCCAGTTCCTGCAGGACAATGGTGGCACGGAATATATCGTCTACGGTTACTCGATTGGGTCGCCACAGTCCAAAACGGTAGATGAGTATCCTGTGGCCATGTTGATCCCGATAGGGAGTTACTGTCAGGATGTCCGATTGTCCAACGTGTCGCAGATCCAGAGGTCGGACCTTCTCATAATAGCTTTTGTTCTGCTCCCGAAACTTGTAGTAGCTGCAGAGCTGAAATCCATACGTAATACGTAGATTTTGCATACTTCTATAATATAGATTTTCTTAAGTTGTCTTACCAATTTGTAACTGTTCTCGATTTTCCAGTATCGGGCTCTTAAAAATTTCTCCAGGTACCTCGCATCATTTCGGTGTGGCTGGCATTCATTGTGTTCTAAAGGGGATTAGTTAAGGGTCGTTTGGATAGGCA
This sequence is a window from Drosophila teissieri strain GT53w chromosome 2R, Prin_Dtei_1.1, whole genome shotgun sequence. Protein-coding genes within it:
- the LOC122612743 gene encoding transcription factor Maf — its product is MKMEDPTINDTYVQEFDLHHLEVGGNGAGQAHGAGAASQATALGHVKREDHSPPQPVAVKWTTIHGDPTNPDDEPDSLPLSGPEPAGAVEVSPSPHIKLRSFSGHHQWHMDERRLQPLSPPPEQYGPLPGQAILVNTSSGAGVPGGVPSTPPETPPVVGSPTGSSSCPAQTYAHHYARTPGSSVSASAAAAAAASAGAASVSAGLSHDMMWLTNSIRADQQPLDLRPLPYPGSQEEAEEWDRQRDYALQAAAAHHHHHGQPLMQAQHHPHGHGGHPHQVMLQQSKYPHHHHHHFHNLELTPINMHSNSYGSASGSLTPTCLPQVPSNGSGSSGGGGGSGSGSGGPGSVGGGSCVITRAALQPCRPLSASSTRSSNNMSPRTCSGAYSNATLEDCLNDDMLTTLTVRELNKRLHGCPREEVVRLKQKRRTLKNRGYAQNCRSKRLHQRHELEKANRVLNQDLHRLKLEYSRVCQERDALMQRLQRAASGVGGAGGASAGGDSQSSPEFYL
- the LOC122613482 gene encoding alpha-tocopherol transfer protein isoform X1, producing MTTCSGSRTMPTIEHKLNITEEEVPEHIRRLAQEHGECPSSKDKVIEEFRNYILEHNECQPHRNDARYLEKFLRARYWKIENSYKLLCSYYKFREQNKSYYEKVRPLDLRHVGQSDILTVTPYRDQHGHRILIYRFGLWRPNRVTVDDIFRATIVLQELGSLEPISQIVGGVGIFDLKDLGLEHILHLSPSVAQKMIILLTSMPIRTSAFHIVNQNWVFNAAFKIFKPFLNAAMRERLYIHGSDMTSLHKHINPEHLPKRYGGLHEDYSYTLWLDMLKEQCSGNSVQKDMEQLGFIFDQA
- the LOC122613482 gene encoding alpha-tocopherol transfer protein isoform X2, encoding MPTIEHKLNITEEEVPEHIRRLAQEHGECPSSKDKVIEEFRNYILEHNECQPHRNDARYLEKFLRARYWKIENSYKLLCSYYKFREQNKSYYEKVRPLDLRHVGQSDILTVTPYRDQHGHRILIYRFGLWRPNRVTVDDIFRATIVLQELGSLEPISQIVGGVGIFDLKDLGLEHILHLSPSVAQKMIILLTSMPIRTSAFHIVNQNWVFNAAFKIFKPFLNAAMRERLYIHGSDMTSLHKHINPEHLPKRYGGLHEDYSYTLWLDMLKEQCSGNSVQKDMEQLGFIFDQA